The stretch of DNA GCCCGCGCATGAACGCCAGCGGCGCGACCTCGATGATGTTGCGTTCGATGTACTTCCCGACCTTTTCGAAACCCAGCATCTCGTAGAGGGCGTCGTAGAGCGGCCTGAGATAGGGATCGACCTTTTGCACGATGTCGCCCGGGAGAAAGCCCAGCCGCTCGCCGGCCTCGACGGCCGGGCGGGCCAGCATGACCCGGCGCACGCCTTCGGCCTCGAGCGCCTCGATGGCACTAGCCACGGCGAGATACGTCTTGCCGGTGCCCGCCGGCCCTATCCCGAAGCTGATGTCATAGCGCTGAATGGAATCGAGATAACGGCGCTGGTTCGCGCCACGCGCCTTCACGGTGCAGCGCGGGGTGCGGATCATGCGCTCCTCGGGCGCCGGGTCCTCGAGCAGATCTCCGATCCCGGCCTGCTGGAGGTGCAGGTGGATGCGTTCCGGTGACAGCAGTTCCTCGGACGTCGTCTGGTAGAGCTGCTCGATCAAGCGGCCTGCCGCCGCTACCTCGCGCGGCAGGCCGATGACCCGAAACACATTGCCACGGTTGTTGATCTCGACCCCCATGCGGCGCTCGATCTGGCGCAGGTGCTCGTCGAACTGGCCGCATAGGTTCGCCAGGCGCCGGTTGTCCGGCGGGCACAGCACGATGTCGCTCGCCAGGGCCTGGGGGAGCTCGGCCTGGGTACTCAAGCGGCCACTGCGGGGCGGGCAAGGCCCTCGTCATTTCCGCGTTCCGATACCGGAACCCCCAGCAATGTATGGGACCTGGCCTCGGTGATCACGACGTCCGCGAACTGTCCGATGAGGTCGCGATCGGCACACAGGTTCACCACACGGTTGTTCTCGGTGCGCCCGAAGACCTGATCCCGATGACTCTGGGGGTCCGCGCCGAGAGGTGATAAATGCTTGCGAGAAAGCCCCTCGACGAGGATGCGCGCCCGCTGTCCCACCATCGCCTCGCTGATGCCTCTGGCGTTCTCGGCGATGCGGTTCTGGAGGCGCGCTAGCCGTTCTTTCTTGACGGCCAGGGGCACCTCGTCGGGCAGGCCGGCCGCGGGGGTGCCCGGACGGCGGCTGTAGAGGAAACTGAAGGAGGCATCGAAACCGACCTCCTCGATGAGGCCCATGGTCCGGGCGAAGTCCCGCTCGGACTCCCCGGGGAAGCCCACGATGAAATCAGACGACAGGCTGATGTCGGGACGGGCCACGCGCAGCCGTCGCACCTTGGATTTGTACTCGATGGTTGTGTAGCCGCGCTTCATGAGGGTCAGGATGCGGTCCGAGCCGCTCTGCACCGGCAGGTGGAGATGGCTGGCGAGCTCGGGGACCTCCGCAAAGGCCGCCACCAGACGCTCGGAAAACTCCAGGGGGTGCGAGGTGGTGAAGCGGATGCGGTCGATGCCGTCGATGGTCGCCACGTAACGGATGAGAAGCGCGAGATCACATACGCTGCCCCTATGCATGGCGCCACGATAAGCGTTGACGTTCTGTCCGAGGAGGGTGATCTCCCGCACCCCTTGCTCGGCGTGGCCGACGACCTCGGTGATGACATCGTCGAAAGGCCGGCTGAACTCCTCGCCGCGGGTATAGGGAACGACGCAGAAGCTGCAATACTTGCTGCAGCCTTCCATGATCGAGACAAAGGCGGTGGGGCCCTTTGCGCGGGGCCTTGGCAGGCAATCGAACTTCTCAATCTCCGGAAAGCTCACGTCGATGACCCGCTCGCCGGTCGCGCGGACGCGGTCCAAGAGGGCGGGGAGGCGGTGCAGGGTCTGAGGCCCGAAGACGATGTCCACGAAGGGCGCGCGCTCCCAGATGGCGGCGCCTTCCTGGCTCGCCACGCAGCCCC from Pseudomonadota bacterium encodes:
- a CDS encoding PhoH family protein, encoding MSTQAELPQALASDIVLCPPDNRRLANLCGQFDEHLRQIERRMGVEINNRGNVFRVIGLPREVAAAGRLIEQLYQTTSEELLSPERIHLHLQQAGIGDLLEDPAPEERMIRTPRCTVKARGANQRRYLDSIQRYDISFGIGPAGTGKTYLAVASAIEALEAEGVRRVMLARPAVEAGERLGFLPGDIVQKVDPYLRPLYDALYEMLGFEKVGKYIERNIIEVAPLAFMRGRTLNDSFIILDEAQNTTPEQMKMFLTRIGFGSTVVVTGDITQVDLPAGRRSGLRHIIDVLKDVPGVSFTFFQARDVVRHPLVQRVIEAYDAYEKIAAEKTMSEKNTARAQRPR
- the miaB gene encoding tRNA (N6-isopentenyl adenosine(37)-C2)-methylthiotransferase MiaB; translation: MAQKLYIKTFGCQMNEYDSARIEEVLGESHALAMTADPACADVILVNTCSIREKAQEKLFSELGRWRRWKETRPDLVIGVGGCVASQEGAAIWERAPFVDIVFGPQTLHRLPALLDRVRATGERVIDVSFPEIEKFDCLPRPRAKGPTAFVSIMEGCSKYCSFCVVPYTRGEEFSRPFDDVITEVVGHAEQGVREITLLGQNVNAYRGAMHRGSVCDLALLIRYVATIDGIDRIRFTTSHPLEFSERLVAAFAEVPELASHLHLPVQSGSDRILTLMKRGYTTIEYKSKVRRLRVARPDISLSSDFIVGFPGESERDFARTMGLIEEVGFDASFSFLYSRRPGTPAAGLPDEVPLAVKKERLARLQNRIAENARGISEAMVGQRARILVEGLSRKHLSPLGADPQSHRDQVFGRTENNRVVNLCADRDLIGQFADVVITEARSHTLLGVPVSERGNDEGLARPAVAA